The following proteins are encoded in a genomic region of Periophthalmus magnuspinnatus isolate fPerMag1 chromosome 21, fPerMag1.2.pri, whole genome shotgun sequence:
- the ahr1b gene encoding aryl hydrocarbon receptor 1b, protein MYAGRKRRKPVQRTVKPPPNEGTKSNPSKRHRDRLNGELERLASLLPFPDEVTASLDKLSILRLSVSYLRAKNFFTVALSNGLVHKDGDAKPAGALESRIPEGELLLQALNGFIVVITASGTIFYSSHTIQDYLGFHQTDVMHQSVYELVHTEDQQELRRNLHWALNPSPASSSGQDSPNDADSESGSSLVTYNPEHLPPENSSFLERSFVCRFRCLLDNSSGFLALNLQGRLKFLQGQSHREENGVNAPMQMALFAIATPLQPPSILEIRTKNMIFRTKHKLDFTPMACDAKGKIVLGYTEAELRVRGSGYQFIHAADMLHCAENHVRMIKTGESGLTVFRLLTKENRWKWVQANARLVYKNGKPDYIIATQRPLLDEEGGEHLRKRSMHLPFTYATGEALLYQSNHPLGFLDETTEKNGCKTKKSRSERMVKDGLDPSSLLGAFMSQDQSVYVCQPAVEPKLSFQNIFGEPLGFSESKPHRSWDEPSNGVLSSVSEASTSLDPLLATLDSLVLEGQGVVSPEDGTCSNVELFGALEGLGLSAEDLELLLLDERMIRVEMDPEHIPTLDDLLTNDEILSYIYNTLEGKNESLEPGGKAAPSNASAAQTNPILDNHLQMDFPRSNVIGQGPIVQLSQQMQQHLIVRSGKGDSDWGQNSDHLASSVVNGELHESNHTIPNRHWSPQDVLVNAGVQIDPFKAFFKNNTTDMNVQYVPPPAQILHQPSQQCHAKQKTANLNGLCAITDGAKPLWEDYGFSGGVANSARIDISQKHIDPAVDMDFSTPHMDNGDYSMSGRSLFGSQQHVSECAVSSFQGVNHKLPEDAIPVPLAQVISTLPQCPPPNASLEQISEQILGVAKPCRQLEHYTMATAPDSPHEANRSKMENGCLLDSTYTSGCALTNGNSVVPPAVQLPGPDPLSSLSDTPATGFYL, encoded by the exons TCGCCCTGAGCAACGGCCTGGTCCATAAAGACGGTGACGCCAAACCAGCGGGGGCGCTAGAGAGCAGGATCCCGGAGGGAGAACTGCTGCTGCAG GCTCTGAACGGTTTTATTGTGGTCATCACGGCCAGTGGGACCATCTTCTACTCCTCTCACACCATCCAGGACTACTTGGGCTTTCACCAG ACTGATGTGATGCATCAGAGTGTGTATGAGCTCGTCCACACAGAAGATCAGCAGGAGCTCCGCAGGAACCTGCACTGGGCCCTGAACCCGTCTCCAGCCTCGTCCAGTGGTCAGGACTCCCCCAACG ATGCAGACTCGGAGAGCGGCTCGTCTTTGGTCACGTACAACCCTGAACACCTCCCCCCAGAAAACTCCTCGTTCTTAGAGCGGAGCTTCGTCTGTCGCTTCCGCTGCCTCCTGGACAACTCCTCTGGCTTTCTG GCGCTGAACCTCCAGGGCAGACTCAAGTTTCTTCAAGGACAAAGTCACAGAGAAGAAAATGGCGTAAACGCTCCGATGCAGATGGCTCTGTTCGCCATCGCAACGCCGCTGCAGCCGCCGTCCATCCTGGAGATCAGGACCAAGAACATGATCTTCAGAACCAAACACAAGCTGGACTTCACCCCTATGGCCTGTGACGCAAA GGGGAAGATCGTCCTGGGATACACAGAGGCAGAGTTGAGGGTTCGAGGCTCTGGATACCAGTTCATTCATGCAGCCGACATGTTGCACTGCGCAGAGAACCACGTCAGAA TGATAAAGACGGGGGAGAGCGGCCTCACTGTGTTCAGACTCCTAACCAAGGAGAACCGGTGGAAGTGGGTCCAGGCCAACGCCAGGCTGGTTTACAAGAACGGCAAACCAGATTACATCATCGCAACTCAAAGGCCTCTGTT GGATGAGGAAGGCGGCGAGCACTTGCGGAAGCGTTCGATGCACCTCCCCTTCACCTACGCAACAGGTGAAGCTCTGCTCTACCAGTCCAACCACCCGCTGGGCTTTCTGGACGAAACCACGGAGAAAAACGGCTGCAAGACCAAGAAGAGCCGGTCTGAGAGAATGGTCAAAGATGGTCTGGATCCTTCATCTTTGTTAGGAGCCTTCATGAGTCAGGACCAGTCTGTTTATGTGTGTCAGCCTGCTGTCGAACCCAAGCTATCCTTCCAGAATATCTTTGGAGAACCACTAGGATTTTCTGAGTCCAAACCACACAGAAGTTGGGATGAACCAAGCAACGGGGTTTTGTCAAGTGTCTCTGAAGCGAGCACGAGTCTTGACCCGCTCCTGGCGACTCTGGACTCCCTGGTGCTGGAGGGACAAGGCGTAGTGAGTCCTGAAGATGGGACTTGTTCAAATGTAGAACTCTTTGGAGCTCTTGAAGGCCTGGGTCTAAGCGCTGAAGACCTGGAGCTGCTTTTGCTCGATGAACGCATGATCCGAGTTGAGATGGACCCAGAGCACATTCCCACTTTGGACGACTTACTCACCAATGATGAAATCCTGTCATATATTTACAACACTCTAGAGGGAAAGAACGAGTCACTGGAGCCGGGGGGAAAGGCGGCTCCCTCTAACGCCTCTGCCGCTCAGACTAACCCCATCCTGGACAATCATCTGCAAATGGACTTCCCCAGGTCTAATGTTATCGGTCAGGGCCCTATTGTTCAGCTTTCACAACAGATGCAGCAACATTTGATAGTGCGGTCAGGTAAAGGCGACAGTGACTGGGGACAGAATAGTGACCATTTGGCGAGCTCTGTGGTCAACGGTGAACTGCATGAATCAAATCACACTATTCCAAACAGGCACTGGTCACCGCAGGATGTTTTGGTCAACGCTGGTGTTCAAATTGATCCTTTCAAAGCATTTtttaagaacaacacaacagataTGAACGTCCAGTATGTCCCGCCTCCAGCGCAGATTCTTCACCAGCCATCACAACAGTGCCATGCGAAACAGAAAACCGCTAACCTCAACGGGCTGTGTGCTATCACTGATGGGGCAAAACCTTTATGGGAGGACTATGGCTTCAGCGGGGGCGTGGCTAACAGCGCCCGCATCGACATCAGCCAAAAACACATAGACCCCGCTGTAGACATGGACTTTAGCACGCCTCATATGGACAACGGGGATTACTCTATGAGCGGACGCAGTTTGTTTGGAAGCCAGCAGCACGTCTCGGAGTGTGCGGTCTCGTCTTTTCAAGGAGTGAACCATAAACTGCCCGAGGACGCCATCCCGGTGCCGTTGGCTCAGGTCATCTCCACTCTACCCCAGTGCCCTCCCCCCAACGCCTCTCTGGAGCAAATCTCAGAGCAGATCCTGGGCGTGGCCAAGCCCTGCAGGCAGCTGGAGCACTACACCATGGCAACGGCCCCGGACAGCCCACACGAGGCCAACCGCAGTAAG atgGAGAACGGCTGCCTTCTGGACAGCACTTACACATCAGGCTGCGCTCTGACTAATGGTAACTCAGTAGTGCCCCCTGCTGTTCAGTTGCCTGGCCCGGACCCTCTGTCCAGCCTCTCCGACACCCCAGCCACGGGTTTctacctctga